A window from Enterocloster bolteae encodes these proteins:
- the flgK gene encoding flagellar hook-associated protein FlgK: MRPTFMGLETAKRGIQVNQKAIDIVGNNISNSKTKGYTRQRLDTVSVHTYGSSQYNYSSIPLAGQGVDARGVAQIRNPYLDAKFRQQYGDVGYYDQKAAIMDQIEGIISDPEVEGTGIKAALTTLSQALADFSQSPYQETNANIVMNAFKGVTQVLNEYDANLKTLMEQTKNDLSVAVEDINTKLDQLSELNSSIAHEIFSNNDYDGVNYGPNDLLDQRNVILDDLSRYGDVQVTDLEDGKIQVKINGKVVVDASGASYTNDKLNIGSDGVTLTWNSNNQNANLGAGAIRGFTDMLTGADPINAGIPYYQNKMDNFAQTLADVFNNKIHADDPDFPDKYKFLLQGGVDGKVTAGNISISDQWADDVSYIIRKQNPDGELDNQDILDMKAAFEQDFNFGGEYTGTFSEFITSVTNTLGSGIKTNSARMSASLAIAESADSERMGVSGVSLNEEGISMMTYNKAYQALGRLMTTMDEQLDMIINKMGIVGR, encoded by the coding sequence TATGGAAGCAGCCAGTATAACTACAGTTCCATCCCCCTGGCCGGGCAGGGTGTGGATGCCAGGGGAGTGGCACAGATCCGCAATCCGTACCTGGATGCCAAGTTCAGGCAGCAGTACGGCGATGTGGGGTATTACGACCAGAAGGCAGCCATTATGGACCAGATAGAGGGAATCATCAGCGATCCGGAGGTAGAGGGAACCGGTATCAAGGCAGCATTGACCACCTTATCCCAGGCACTGGCGGATTTCAGCCAGTCCCCTTATCAGGAGACCAATGCCAATATAGTCATGAACGCATTTAAGGGTGTGACCCAGGTCCTCAATGAGTATGACGCCAATTTAAAGACCCTGATGGAACAGACTAAAAATGACCTGTCGGTGGCTGTTGAGGATATCAACACAAAATTGGACCAGCTGTCTGAACTGAACAGCTCCATTGCCCATGAGATATTCAGCAACAACGATTATGATGGGGTCAACTATGGGCCCAATGACCTTCTGGACCAGAGAAATGTTATACTGGATGATTTGTCGCGGTACGGCGATGTGCAGGTGACGGACCTGGAGGACGGAAAGATTCAGGTTAAAATTAATGGGAAAGTGGTGGTGGACGCTTCGGGGGCTTCCTACACCAATGATAAGCTTAACATAGGCAGCGACGGCGTTACTCTGACTTGGAACAGCAACAACCAGAATGCCAATCTGGGAGCAGGGGCCATCAGAGGATTTACGGATATGCTGACTGGTGCTGACCCAATCAATGCGGGAATACCTTACTACCAGAATAAGATGGACAATTTTGCCCAGACCCTGGCAGATGTGTTTAACAATAAAATTCATGCGGATGACCCTGATTTCCCTGATAAGTACAAGTTTCTTCTCCAGGGCGGTGTTGACGGCAAGGTTACAGCGGGAAATATCAGCATCAGTGACCAGTGGGCCGATGACGTGTCCTATATAATCCGCAAACAGAATCCGGACGGAGAGCTGGACAATCAGGATATACTGGATATGAAGGCGGCGTTTGAGCAGGATTTTAATTTTGGAGGGGAATACACGGGTACATTCAGCGAATTTATTACCAGCGTCACCAATACACTGGGAAGCGGAATCAAGACAAACAGCGCCAGGATGAGTGCTTCCCTGGCTATTGCGGAAAGCGCTGATTCGGAGCGTATGGGCGTGTCCGGCGTTTCCCTGAATGAAGAAGGAATCAGCATGATGACATACAACAAGGCCTATCAGGCTCTGGGAAGGCTTATGACCACCATGGACGAGCAGCTGGATATGATTATCAACAAGATGGGCATAGTAGGGCGTTAA